A genomic region of Tigriopus californicus strain San Diego chromosome 1, Tcal_SD_v2.1, whole genome shotgun sequence contains the following coding sequences:
- the LOC131893232 gene encoding RNA-binding protein Nova-2-like, with protein MLTMATPTLEKQMVTPNSPAQQPLQSMATPSSAMSTNSDPGISGSALTVRLIMQGKEVGSIIGKKGEIVKRFRDESGAKINISDGSCPERIVTVTGATDAIYKAFTLICNKFEEDLANLVSPNTVPRPPITFRLIVPASQCGSLIGKGGSKIKEIREVTGASIQVASEMLPNSTERAVTISGNSEAITQCVYHICLVMSESPPKGATVPCQPSSSSSSSGPPSPLPTHSSYLTPADSQEHLPPSPPLTQSPHPPYMILTDTSSEQASSFKSCLAFGSDDSMSISSTGGSYPGNGVGIGGANAGTTYTYHKHNIPKVTGTNSSAYHAILTNNNNNVKSNMHSSQSGCGLGYGSQPMAQMLKSQQMEKFQYFHPQSQCHGANPQTLPPSSLFSSPVQSLQDSPMVYIPSDPYLIWGNGMVSPTCSQTQYPPMASASTSLPPSSCSSGFLGSNPSLVDQGGNMLCYMKGMVPISYHQTTGMLQPTPNQTSMMPQSPNLYLPSSPPDRPLGTGTAFSATAPAAVYIPGQQATNGLVSGTMSAPVHGVPVDTGKLGPIPLAGLSNLNGLAAAAAGFGNSGALNPAALAALAASGHNRPQSSQQTHEMTVPNELIGCIIGKGGSKIAEIRQLSGAMIRISNCEEREPGSNTDRTITMSGNAESVALAQYLINMRISMETAAMGGMAGFQYITPNHIIKTPLH; from the exons ATGTTGACCATGGCCACCCCCACACTGGAGAAACAGATGGTCACACCCAACTCGCCTGCTCAACAACCTTTGCAGAGCATGGCCACTCCCAGTAGTGCCATGTCCACTAACTCCGACCCCGGAATCAGCGGCTCCGCGCTAACGGTCCGACTCATCATGCAAGGAAAG GAGGTTGGCAGTATCATTGGCAAGAAAGGGGAGATCGTCAAAAGGTTCAGAGATGAG AGCGGGGCTAAAATCAATATCAGTGATGGGTCATGCCCGGAGAGAATCGTCACAGTTACTGGAGCTACAGATGCTATTTACAAAGCCTTCACTCTCATTTGTAACAAATTTGAAGAG GATCTTGCCAACTTAGTGTCGCCCAACACAGTTCCTCGGCCTCCAATAACTTTCCGATTGATTGTCCCAGCGTCACAATGCGGTTCCCTGATTGGCAAGGGCGGGTCGAAAATCAAGGAGATTCGCGAGGTCACTGGTGCTTCTATACAGGTGGCAAGTGAGATGCTGCCAAATTCAACCGAGCGCGCAGTCACCATTAGTGGAAATAGCGAGGCCATCACACAATGCGTCTACCACATTTGCCTGGTCATGTCAGAA TCCCCTCCAAAGGGCGCCACAGTCCCTTGCCAGccctcttcttcatcctcttcctcTGGTCCCCCGTCCCCTTTGCCCACACATTCCAGTTATTTAACTCCGGCTGACTCGCAAGAGCACCTCCCCCCGTCGCCGCCCCTTACTCAATCACCTCATCCACCGTATATGATTCTGACAGACACTTCCTCGGAACAGGCCTCTAGTTTCAAGAGTTGTCTCGCATTTGGTTCAGATGATTCCATGTCCATATCATCCACGGGTGGTAGCTATCCAGGAAATGGCGTGGGTATAGGTGGTGCCAATGCTGGGACCACCTATACTTATCACAAGCACAACATTCCCAAAGTAACTGGAACAAACAGCAGTGCTTATCATGCCATCTTGaccaataataataacaatgtGAAAAGCAACATGCACTCAAGTCAATCAGGGTGCGGTCTAGGCTATGGTAGTCAACCTATGGCCCAAATGCTGAAATCGCAACAAATGGAGAAATTTCAGTATTTTCACCCTCAATCGCAGTGTCATGGTGCAAATCCTCAGACTCTGCCTCCATCTAGTTTGTTCTCTAGCCCCGTTCAGTCCCTACAGGACTCGCCTATGGTGTACATTCCTTCAGACCCATACCTCATTTGGGGCAATGGTATGGTCAGTCCTACTTGTAGTCAGACCCAATATCCGCCCATGGCCTCTGCCTCCACCTCTCTCCCGCCCTCATCATGCTCATCTGGTTTCTTGGGATCCAATCCCTCATTGGTGGATCAGGGGGGTAATATGCTGTGTTACATGAAGGGAATGGTACCCATATCCTACCACCAAACCACAGGCATGTTGCAACCTACACCCAACCAAACCTCTATGATGCCACAATCGCCCAACCTATACTTGCCCTCAAGTCCACCGGATCGTCCATTGGGGACGGGCACAGCCTTCTCTGCCACAGCCCCAGCCGCCGTTTACATTCCAGGTCAGCAAGCTACCAATGGTCTGGTATCTGGAACGATGTCGGCCCCCGTCCATGGTGTTCCTGTTGAT ACTGGCAAACTTGGACCTATTCCCCTGGCTGGTCTGTCCAATTTGAATGGCTTAGCCGCCGCTGCGGCCGGATTTGGAAACTCTGGAGCGCTTAATCCAGCGG cCTTGGCTGCCTTGGCCGCGTCTGGCCACAATAGACCACAATCTTCGCAACAGACCCATGAAATGACAGTTCCAAACGAACTCATTGGATGTATCATCGGCAAGGGTGGATCCAAAATCGCAGAAATAAG GCAACTCAGTGGAGCAATGATTCGGATTTCCAATTGCGAAGAACGTGAACCTGGTAGTAACACCGATCGCACCATTACAATGAGTGGTAACGCTGAGTCGGTTGCTTTAGCGCAGTACCTGATCAACATGAG